Proteins from one Streptomyces sp. NBC_00289 genomic window:
- a CDS encoding ferredoxin, translating into MGVPPARAQPTVGAGDRWQVEVDRSLCIGSAQCVHHAPAGFRLDTARQSRPVEPESDANEKVLAAAESCPVEAIMISLLGSGEAVFPPEE; encoded by the coding sequence ATGGGCGTACCTCCCGCGCGAGCGCAGCCGACTGTGGGGGCGGGCGACCGCTGGCAGGTCGAGGTCGACCGCTCCCTCTGCATCGGCTCGGCCCAGTGCGTCCATCACGCCCCGGCCGGCTTCCGCCTGGACACCGCCCGCCAGTCCCGACCGGTCGAGCCGGAGTCCGACGCCAACGAGAAGGTCCTCGCGGCGGCGGAGAGCTGCCCCGTGGAGGCCATCATGATCTCGCTGCTGGGCAGCGGGGAGGCGGTGTTCCCGCCGGAGGAGTGA
- a CDS encoding class I SAM-dependent methyltransferase produces MLTVDFSRFPLAPGDRVLDLGCGAGRHAFECYRRGAQVVALDQNGEEIREVAKWFAAMKEAGEAPAGATATAMEGDALALPFPDESFDVVIISEVMEHIPDDKGVLAEMVRVLKPGGRIAITVPRYGPEKVCWALSDAYHEVEGGHIRIYRADELLGKIREAGLRPYGSHHAHALHSPYWWLKCAFGVDNDRALPVRAYHKLLVWDIMKKPLATRVAEQALNPLIGKSFVAYATKPHLPVLSESPEAATK; encoded by the coding sequence GTGCTGACCGTCGACTTCTCCCGGTTCCCGCTCGCCCCGGGCGACCGTGTCCTGGACCTCGGATGCGGTGCCGGCCGGCACGCGTTCGAGTGCTACCGGCGCGGAGCCCAGGTCGTGGCGCTTGACCAGAACGGCGAGGAGATCCGCGAGGTCGCGAAGTGGTTCGCGGCGATGAAGGAGGCCGGCGAGGCGCCGGCCGGCGCCACCGCGACGGCCATGGAGGGCGACGCCCTCGCGCTGCCCTTCCCCGACGAGTCCTTCGACGTCGTCATCATCTCCGAGGTCATGGAGCACATCCCCGACGACAAGGGCGTACTCGCCGAGATGGTCCGGGTGTTGAAGCCCGGCGGCCGCATCGCGATCACCGTCCCGCGCTACGGCCCCGAGAAGGTCTGCTGGGCACTGTCCGACGCCTACCACGAGGTCGAGGGCGGTCACATCCGCATCTACCGCGCGGACGAACTCCTCGGCAAAATCCGGGAGGCCGGCCTGCGCCCCTACGGCAGCCACCACGCGCACGCGCTGCACTCGCCGTACTGGTGGCTGAAGTGCGCGTTCGGCGTCGACAACGACCGCGCCCTGCCGGTGCGGGCGTACCACAAGCTGCTGGTCTGGGACATCATGAAGAAGCCGCTCGCGACGCGGGTCGCCGAGCAGGCGCTGAACCCGCTGATCGGCAAGAGCTTCGTGGCGTACGCGACCAAACCGCACCTGCCCGTACTGTCCGAGTCCCCCGAGGCGGCCACCAAGTGA
- a CDS encoding TetR family transcriptional regulator translates to MPAQAKPAKVEASTARTASASLTERQEARRRRILHASAQLASRGGFDAVQMREVAESSQVALGTLYRYFPSKVHLLVATMQDQLEHMHGTLRKKPPTGETAAERVAETLMRAFRALQREPHLADAMVRALTFADRSVSPEVDQVSRQTTVIILDAMGLDDPTPDQLSAVRVIEHTWHSALITWLSGRASIAQVKIDIETVCRLIDLTSTDG, encoded by the coding sequence ATGCCTGCGCAAGCCAAGCCGGCCAAGGTGGAAGCCAGTACCGCGCGAACGGCCTCGGCGTCCCTCACCGAGCGTCAGGAGGCGCGCCGGCGCCGCATCCTGCACGCCAGCGCCCAGCTGGCCAGCCGGGGCGGCTTCGACGCGGTGCAGATGCGCGAGGTCGCGGAGTCCTCCCAGGTCGCTCTCGGCACCCTCTACCGCTACTTCCCGTCCAAGGTGCACCTGCTGGTGGCCACGATGCAGGACCAGCTGGAACACATGCACGGCACGCTGCGCAAGAAGCCGCCGACGGGCGAGACGGCGGCCGAGCGGGTCGCGGAGACCTTGATGCGCGCCTTCCGCGCCCTGCAGCGCGAGCCGCACCTGGCGGACGCGATGGTCCGCGCCCTGACCTTCGCGGACCGCAGCGTCTCCCCCGAGGTCGACCAGGTCTCCCGCCAGACCACCGTGATCATTCTGGACGCGATGGGCCTGGACGACCCGACCCCTGACCAGCTCTCGGCGGTCCGTGTCATCGAACACACCTGGCACTCGGCCCTGATCACCTGGCTCTCGGGCCGCGCCTCGATCGCCCAGGTGAAGATCGACATCGAGACGGTGTGCCGGCTGATCGACCTGACGTCGACGGACGGGTGA
- a CDS encoding aldehyde dehydrogenase, whose translation MTELELVEHGQLFIGGELTDPLGKDVIEVISPHTEEVIGRVPHASTADVDRAVAAARRAFDQGPWPRMTLDERIEVVGRIKDAIAVRHEEIARVISSENGSPYSWSVLAQALGAMMVWDAAITVARNFTYEEKRAGVLGRILVRREPVGVVAAVAPWNVPQFVAAAKLAPALLTGCTVVLKPSPESPLDAYILGEIAREAGLPEGVLSILPADREVSEYLVGHPGVDKVSFTGSVAAGKRVMEVAARNLTRVTLELGGKSAAVVLPDAELATAVPGIVSAAWMNNGQACVAQTRILLPRSRYDEFADAFAQAASALVVGDPLDPATQVGPLVARRQQQRNLDYIRIGQEEGAKILTGGGRPPGLDRGWYVEPTLFGDVDNSMRIAREEIFGPVICLLPYGDESEAVKIANDSDYGLSGSVWTADVEHGIEVARQVRTGTYSVNTFSLDMLGPFGGYKNSGLGREFGPEGYGEFLEHKMIHLPAGWEG comes from the coding sequence ATGACCGAGCTCGAGCTCGTGGAACACGGACAGCTGTTCATCGGCGGGGAGTTGACCGACCCCCTGGGCAAGGACGTCATCGAGGTGATCTCCCCGCACACCGAGGAGGTCATCGGCCGGGTCCCGCACGCCTCCACGGCGGACGTGGACCGGGCGGTCGCCGCGGCCCGCCGGGCCTTCGACCAGGGACCCTGGCCGCGGATGACGCTCGACGAGCGGATCGAGGTGGTCGGCCGGATCAAGGACGCCATCGCCGTACGGCACGAGGAGATCGCCCGCGTGATCTCCTCCGAGAACGGGTCGCCGTACTCCTGGAGCGTCCTCGCGCAGGCCCTCGGCGCGATGATGGTGTGGGACGCGGCGATCACGGTCGCGCGGAACTTCACCTACGAGGAGAAGCGCGCCGGCGTCCTCGGCCGCATCCTCGTGCGGCGCGAGCCGGTCGGAGTCGTCGCGGCCGTCGCCCCCTGGAACGTCCCGCAGTTCGTGGCCGCCGCCAAGCTCGCGCCCGCGCTGCTCACCGGCTGCACGGTCGTGCTCAAGCCGTCGCCGGAGTCGCCGCTGGACGCGTACATCCTCGGCGAGATCGCGCGGGAGGCCGGCCTGCCGGAGGGCGTGCTCTCCATCCTCCCGGCGGACCGCGAGGTGAGCGAGTACCTGGTCGGGCACCCCGGCGTCGACAAGGTCTCCTTCACGGGCTCGGTCGCGGCCGGCAAACGCGTGATGGAGGTCGCCGCGCGCAACCTCACCCGCGTCACCCTGGAGCTGGGCGGCAAGTCGGCGGCGGTGGTGCTGCCGGACGCGGAGCTCGCCACCGCCGTCCCCGGCATCGTCTCCGCGGCCTGGATGAACAACGGCCAGGCCTGCGTCGCCCAGACGCGCATCCTGCTGCCGCGCTCCCGCTACGACGAGTTCGCCGACGCCTTCGCCCAGGCCGCGAGCGCGCTGGTGGTCGGCGACCCGCTGGACCCGGCGACCCAGGTCGGCCCGCTGGTGGCCAGGCGCCAGCAACAGCGCAACCTCGACTACATCCGCATCGGCCAGGAGGAGGGCGCCAAGATCCTCACCGGCGGTGGCCGTCCGCCGGGCCTGGACCGCGGCTGGTACGTCGAGCCGACCCTCTTCGGCGACGTGGACAACTCCATGCGGATCGCCCGCGAGGAGATCTTCGGACCGGTGATCTGCCTCCTCCCCTACGGCGACGAGTCCGAGGCCGTGAAGATCGCGAACGACTCCGACTACGGGCTCAGCGGCAGCGTGTGGACGGCCGACGTCGAGCACGGCATCGAGGTCGCCCGCCAGGTCCGTACCGGCACGTACTCGGTGAACACCTTCAGCCTCGACATGCTCGGCCCCTTCGGCGGCTACAAGAACTCCGGCCTCGGCAGGGAGTTCGGGCCCGAGGGATACGGCGAGTTCCTGGAACACAAGATGATCCACCTCCCGGCCGGCTGGGAGGGCTGA
- a CDS encoding MBL fold metallo-hydrolase, which produces MTQVYDHGGGVRSIEVPIPDNPLGHTLVYVVDTDRGPVLIDTGWDDPASWDTLAEGLVACGTAAGEIHGVVITHHHPDHHGLSGRVREASGAWIAMHAADTALVRRARSTGLDRWFTYMSAKLAAAGAPETHVAPLRAARPSTLPGLSPALPDREIVPGELLDLPGRRLRAIWTPGHTPGHVCLHLEEQHPARLPGHGRLFSGDHLLPGITPHIGLYEDPDDATVTDPLGDYLDSLERVGRLAPAEVLPAHQHVFTDAASRVGELLTHHEDRLTGLLTLLADPLTPWQLAERMEWNRPWDQIPYGSRNIAVSEAEAHLRRLVKLGRAEAVPESDPVTYVAV; this is translated from the coding sequence ATGACGCAGGTGTACGACCACGGCGGCGGCGTACGGTCCATCGAGGTCCCCATCCCGGACAACCCCCTGGGCCACACCCTTGTCTACGTCGTCGACACCGACCGCGGCCCGGTGCTGATCGACACCGGCTGGGACGACCCCGCCTCCTGGGACACCCTGGCCGAGGGACTGGTGGCGTGCGGCACCGCGGCCGGCGAGATCCACGGTGTGGTGATCACCCACCACCACCCCGACCACCACGGCCTGTCGGGCCGCGTCCGTGAGGCCTCCGGCGCCTGGATCGCGATGCACGCGGCCGACACGGCCCTCGTACGGCGGGCCCGCTCCACCGGCCTCGACCGGTGGTTCACCTACATGTCCGCCAAGCTCGCGGCCGCCGGCGCCCCCGAGACCCATGTGGCCCCCCTGCGCGCCGCCCGCCCCAGCACCCTGCCCGGCCTCTCCCCCGCCCTCCCGGACCGGGAGATCGTCCCCGGCGAACTCCTCGACCTCCCCGGCCGCCGGCTGCGCGCGATCTGGACCCCGGGCCACACGCCCGGCCACGTCTGCCTCCACCTGGAGGAACAGCATCCCGCCCGACTCCCGGGCCACGGGCGGCTGTTCTCCGGAGACCACCTGCTTCCCGGGATCACCCCGCACATCGGCCTCTACGAGGACCCCGACGACGCCACCGTCACCGACCCGCTCGGCGACTACCTCGACTCCCTGGAACGCGTCGGCCGCCTCGCCCCCGCCGAGGTACTCCCCGCCCACCAGCACGTCTTCACCGACGCGGCCTCCCGCGTGGGCGAGTTGCTCACCCACCACGAGGACCGCCTCACCGGCCTGCTGACCCTCCTGGCCGACCCGCTCACCCCCTGGCAGCTCGCCGAACGCATGGAGTGGAACCGCCCCTGGGACCAGATCCCCTACGGCTCGAGGAACATCGCCGTGTCGGAGGCGGAGGCCCACCTGCGCCGCCTGGTGAAACTGGGGCGGGCGGAGGCGGTGCCGGAGAGCGACCCGGTGACGTACGTGGCGGTGTGA
- a CDS encoding glycosyltransferase family 4 protein, which translates to MTAEASQAGSPDDLAAGGGRSRSSEAAGGGERPLRIALLTYKGNPFCGGQGVYVRHLSRELVRLGHRVEVIGSQPYPVLDEGYEGLSLTELPSLDLYRQPDPFRTPGRGEYRDWIDALEVATMWTGGFPEPLTFSLRARRQLRARRGDFDVIHDNQTLGYGLLGDVGAPLVTTIHHPITVDRRLDLDAAESRRRRLSVRRWYAFTRMQKRVARRLPSVLTVSGTSRQEIIDDLGVRQDRIHVVHIGADTDLFSPDPSVPRRPGRIVTTSSADVPLKGLVHLVEALAKVRTEHPDAHLVVVGKRPTEGPVAQAVERYGLEGAVEFVKGISDAELVDLVRSAQVACVPSLYEGFSLPAAEAMATGTPLVATTGGAIPEVAGRDGETCLAVPPGDAGALAAGLSRLLADPELRARLGTAGRRRVLERFTWARAAEGTVARYREAIAEATGATPGTPAPAAGTPVNSTAPAPPARDAAVAAHVTDVDSNRESRATC; encoded by the coding sequence GTGACCGCTGAGGCCAGTCAGGCGGGGTCTCCGGACGACCTCGCGGCCGGTGGGGGTCGCTCCCGCTCCAGCGAGGCGGCCGGTGGGGGAGAGCGACCGCTCCGCATCGCACTCCTCACCTACAAGGGAAACCCGTTCTGCGGCGGCCAGGGCGTCTACGTCCGGCATCTCTCGCGTGAACTCGTGCGCCTGGGCCACCGGGTGGAGGTCATCGGCTCCCAGCCCTACCCCGTCCTCGACGAGGGCTACGAAGGCCTGAGCCTCACCGAACTGCCCAGCCTCGACCTCTACCGGCAGCCGGACCCCTTCCGCACCCCGGGGCGCGGCGAGTACCGCGACTGGATCGACGCGCTCGAGGTCGCCACCATGTGGACCGGCGGCTTCCCCGAACCGCTCACCTTCTCGCTCCGCGCCCGCCGTCAACTGCGTGCCCGGCGCGGCGACTTCGACGTCATCCACGACAACCAGACGCTCGGCTACGGCCTGTTGGGTGACGTCGGCGCGCCCCTGGTCACCACCATCCACCACCCCATCACCGTGGACCGCCGGCTGGACCTGGACGCGGCGGAGAGCCGGCGGCGCAGGCTGTCCGTGCGGCGCTGGTACGCCTTCACGCGCATGCAGAAGCGCGTCGCCCGCCGCCTGCCGTCGGTGCTCACCGTCTCCGGTACGTCCCGGCAGGAGATCATCGACGACCTGGGCGTGCGTCAGGACCGCATCCACGTCGTCCACATCGGCGCCGACACCGACCTGTTCTCGCCCGACCCCTCGGTCCCGCGGCGACCGGGCCGGATCGTGACGACGTCCAGCGCCGACGTACCGCTCAAGGGTCTGGTCCACCTCGTCGAGGCACTCGCCAAGGTTCGCACCGAGCACCCCGACGCCCACCTCGTCGTCGTCGGCAAACGCCCCACGGAGGGACCGGTCGCCCAGGCGGTCGAGCGGTACGGCCTCGAGGGCGCCGTCGAGTTCGTCAAGGGCATCTCCGACGCCGAACTCGTCGACCTGGTGCGCTCGGCGCAGGTCGCCTGTGTGCCGTCGCTGTACGAGGGCTTCTCGCTGCCGGCCGCCGAGGCCATGGCGACCGGCACGCCCCTGGTGGCCACGACCGGTGGGGCGATCCCGGAGGTCGCGGGCCGGGACGGCGAGACGTGCCTGGCGGTACCGCCGGGTGACGCCGGGGCGCTCGCGGCGGGCCTGAGCCGGCTGCTGGCCGACCCGGAGCTGCGGGCGCGGCTCGGCACGGCCGGACGTCGGCGCGTGCTGGAGCGGTTCACCTGGGCCCGGGCGGCCGAGGGCACCGTGGCCAGGTACCGGGAGGCCATCGCCGAGGCCACGGGCGCCACGCCCGGCACCCCGGCTCCCGCTGCGGGCACCCCCGTGAACTCCACCGCCCCCGCGCCCCCGGCGCGGGACGCGGCCGTCGCCGCACACGTGACAGACGTCGATTCCAACCGCGAAAGCAGGGCCACGTGCTGA